A genomic region of Papaver somniferum cultivar HN1 chromosome 7, ASM357369v1, whole genome shotgun sequence contains the following coding sequences:
- the LOC113294194 gene encoding F-box/kelch-repeat protein At3g06240-like, with protein sequence MYLSHLNHSTAESGKLGFLVLNENKGFYYFEYNNDDDDIRRINIILTPPFKSSHYIVVGYFNGLDCLYGYQDYAYYICNRVTREYVMLPSIKRDFGDQHFYHSSGFGYLPLTNEYKVVELYILSESKFIEVVVYTLGSGNGRRNVGRLEFMCLCYADPVYVNGAVHWLDYVKGGVLVFVLTEEKFRQHLSPPPMPYGGMPYSFNKTIGELGRVLYYGINLVRVHFDIWLLKEKNDNLDMEDQVEHEPLGWRKEFSLPGRKPLTFTKSGGVLFSDDKSLAVYDATSSTSKKLLELTLYLGIFPHKNTLVSLKELGEEEIQIMKSDEIEEQKALISRQSSK encoded by the coding sequence ATGTATTTATCTCATCTTAATCACTCCACTGCTGAATCtggtaagttgggttttcttgTCTTAAATGAGAACAAGGGCTTTTACTACTTTGAGtataataatgatgatgatgatattagaaGGATCAATATAATTTTAACCCCTCCATTTAAATCTTCTCATTATATAGTTGTTGGGTACTTTAATGGTTTAGACTGTCTATATGGATACCAAGATTATGCTTATTATATTTGTAACCGCGTGACCAGAGAATATGTTATGCTACCAAGTATTAAGAGAGATTTTGGTGATCAGCATTTTTATCACTCGAGCGGATTTGGTTACCTTCCTTTGACAAATGAGTATAAAGTTGTTGAATTGTATATATTAAGTGAATCTAAATTTATAGAAGTTGTTGTATATACTTTGGGAAGTGGCAATGGGCGGAGAAATGTTGGTAGGTTGGAATTTATGTGTCTATGTTATGCTGACCCTGTGTATGTAAACGGAGCTGTTCATTGGCTTGATTATGTGAAAGGCGGGGTTTTGGTTTTCGTTTTGACTGAGGAAAAGTTTCGTCAACATCTTTCACCACCTCCTATGCCATATGGCGGTATGCCTTATAGTTTTAATAAAACTATAGGGGAGTTGGGCAGGGTTTTATATTATGGTATCAACCTTGTCAGAGTACATTTTGACATATGGTTACTAAAAGAGAAGAATGATAATCTTGATATGGAAGATCAAGTGGAACACGAGCCATTGGGATGGAGGAAAGAGTTTAGCCTTCCCGGAAGAAAACCATTAACCTTTACCAAAAGTGGCGGTGTTTTATTTTCTGATGATAAATCACTGGCTGTTTACGATGCAACATCTTCAACCTCGAAGAAGCTCCTGGAATTAACTTTATATTTAGGTATATTCCCTCACAAGAACACCTTAGTTTCGTTGAAAGAATTAGGAGAAGAGGAGATACAAATAATGAAGTCGGATGAAATTGAGGAACAGAAAGCCTTGATTTCACGACAGAGCAGCAAATAA
- the LOC113300536 gene encoding hexokinase-1-like, whose translation MDQALDCIASPCFIAVCPAATLILRHRMTSSDRWSSIFKEFEEKCATPIGKLRHVADAMTAEMHAGLASEGGSKLNMLNSYVDNLPTGDERGLFYALDLGGTNFRVLRVQLGGRYGCIVKQESTEISIPPELMTATSTELFDFIARELARFVATEGEGFFLPPGSRRELGFTFSFPVKQLSIASGTLIRWGKGFSIDDAVDKDVVVELTKALDRQGIYMRVAALVNDTIGTLAGGKYFNNDVAAAVILGTGTNAAYIERAQCAIPKWHAKSGEMVINTEWGNFRSSHLPVTEYDQDLDQHSLNVGDQIFEKMISGMYLGDIVRRVLHKMAEEASFFGDIVPPKLKTRFILRTPEMSAMHHDTSPDLGVVGSKLKDIFGIPDTSFETRRVVLDLCNIVATRGARLSAAGILGILKKMGKDRVKEGEKQRTVIAVDGGLFEHYTEFRSCLGSTLNELLGDEAAHTVFIEHANDGSGIGAALLAASHSQYPEVEES comes from the exons ATGGACCAAGCTTTAGATTGCATAGCGTCCCCCTGTTTCAT AGCAGTATGTCCTGCAGCTACATTAATTTTAAGACATAGGATGACAAGTTCAGATAGATGGAGTTCAATATttaaagaatttgaagaaaaatgtgCCACACCCATTGGGAAGCTTCGACATGTTGCTGATGCTATGACAGCTGAGATGCATGCTGGTCTTGCTTCTGAAGGTGGTAGTAAGCTTAATATGCTTAATAGCTATGTTGATAATCTCCCTACCGGTGACGAACGTGGTCTATTTTATGCTTTGGATCTCGGTGGTACAAACTTCCGTGTGTTGCGTGTACAATTGGGTGGGAGATATGGCTGTATAGTTAAACAAGAATCTACTGAAATCTCAATACCTCCTGAATTGATGACTGCCACTTCAACT GAACTATTTGATTTCATTGCTAGAGAACTCGCAAGATTTGTAGCTACAGAAGGTGAAGGTTTCTTCCTCCCTCCTGGTAGCCGGAGGGAATTGGGGTTTACTTTTTCGTTCCCCGTCAAGCAGTTATCAATCGCATCTGGAACGCTTATTAGGTGGGGAAAGGGATTCTCCATTGATGATGCG GTTGATAAAGATGTGGTGGTAGAACTAACTAAAGCCTTAGACAGACAGGGCATATATATGCGTGTGGCAGCTCTG GTGAACGATACAATTGGTACCTTAGCTGGAGGCAAATACTTTAATAATGATGTTGCAGCTGCAGTTATTTTGGGAACCGGAACAAACGCTGCATATATAGAGCGTGCGCAGTGCGCCATTCCTAAGTGGCATGCTAAATCAGGAGAAATGGTAATCAACACAGAGTGGGGTAACTTCAGGTCATCACACCTTCCTGTGACTGAATATGATCAGGATTTGGACCAGCACAGTCTTAACGTTGGTGATCAGATTTTTGAGAAGATGATTTCGGGGATGTATTTGGGAGATATTGTACGTAGAGTCCTCCACAAAATGGCTGAAGAGGCTTCATTTTTTGGTGATATTGTTCCACCAAAACTTAAGACTCGATTTATTTTGAGGACACCTGAAATGTCTGCCATGCATCATGACACATCCCCAGATTTGGGAGTGGTTGGAAGCAAATTGAAGGACATCTTTGGGATACCTGATACTTCCTTTGAAACAAGAAGAGTGGTTTTAGATCTCTGCAACATTGTAGCCACACGTGGTGCCCGTCTTTCTGCCGCAGGGATCTTGGGTATTTTGAAAAAGATGGGAAAAGACAGGGTCAAGGAAGGAGAGAAACAGAGAACTGTTATAGCCGTGGATGGAGGATTGTTTGAGCACTACACCGAATTTAGATCTTGTTTGGGAAGCACCCTCAACGAGTTACTCGGAGATGAAGCTGCACACACCGTTTTTATTGAGCATGCAAACGATGGCTCTGGAATTGGAGCTGCTCTTCTTGCAGCTTCTCATTCGCAGTATCCAGAAGTTGAAGAATCCTGA